TAGAATTGATCCCCACCAGAATATAAAGAGGATTCCCAACGGTTGGATAGAGTGCAGTGgccaatatttaaaaaataggaATTTCAAGAACTCACAATCTGCCAATCAGAACCAGATCGGATTCTGGGTAACAGTATGCTTAATGTAAAGAATAGAACTCCAGAAGATCAAGAAAAACCAATGGTCAGATTTAGAGATATTGGGGATTCCTAGTTGCAGCACGAAATCTCCAAAACCAGGGGAGCCACAGGGTCCTATAGTACCAGGAAAAGGTCTAGCTCAGCCAGGTTAACTGCTATTATAAAATCAAGAGAACAGCAGTACAAAAGTCCACCCAAGATAGGAGAATACAGGAGCATCATCCACAAGCCATAGAGACGGATTCCAACCCATAGCCACAAGGTTACCAGATGGAGAGAACAGCAGCAGCCACAGGGTGTAAAACAACCTTCAAATACTCCATAGATTATCAGCATATCTGcaggaagggaagaagctcATATATCAGCAATCCTTTGAATCAGAATCAGTATTCATCAAAGAATAAGAAACCCTATTTTTTTCCAGCTAGGGTTCagagctccccccccccccccccctctttttcttcttcatagctctgataccatgtaacaaaatCAGATATCACAACCACAAtctataaagaagaagaagacaacagagagagagagagagagagaaagaagaagagaaaagagtgaCCACGACgggagaagaaagggagaatcACCTAGAGCCGCGATAGGATTCAAAATTCCTATCATGGCCTAGGCCCACTACTTATATTAAATTAAGAATACTACTTAGAGTTAACTCACAAACAAGTTAAATAACAAAGACTATCAATGACTTAACTAGATTAAACATATACAAACGACTTAACAAGAATGGGTCCCCCTCAGGGTACActtcaacaaaagaaaaatagaaactagggcatgTAAGTTGCTGCCACAAGACACCAAAAGGAAAGTAATGAATTGCCACTACTTGGGAGGTTCGATGGATTTTATGGTGGCTGTTCCTGCACTATCATATAATCTGAGACTGAGAAGGCGGCAACAGAAGACTAATGGACAGAATAGCAAGTCAAAGATCAAAACAGAATAGGAGAAAAAAATGATATGCAAGTAAGGGAAAGATCTGACCtttaatggaagaagaagaagaaaatagaaagagaagtaGAAGATATGCTAGGCTTCTCACCCAACTGCGGAGAGGGAATTCCTCCAACTCCAGCCTTGGCACCCCACCAAGGTTTCCTTACTGTATCCCACAGTAGAGAAATTCTGAATTCCACAGAACCATGCTCTCTCTCATACAGAAATCAGTGAGCATAAGCCTAACAAATTGTTCAAATCATTTGTGGTAGTGTCTTCCCCTATGCTGTATTTATAACTTCAATGATATAAGCAAAATAGGAAAGCCCCTATGCATGGAAGGAGGAATCCCTTACAACTTAAGTTTtccacaaaatagaaactcttttAAGAGTCAATTTAATGGTGTGCTGGCAATTTGGTAATTATCAAAAACAATTTAGgaccttttcaaaaaaaaaaagagccgaGGACATATAGGTTAAGTAAACTTAAGAGGTAAGGACCAATCTAGTATTTCGAAAATGGTCTGGAGAGTAAATAGAACAAAAGTTTGGAAATAAAGGTCTGTTGTGTAAATTAGGAAGAAACTGTCCTTATTTGTAAATAGATATGTTTCTTTTTCAACCTTAGAATTGTAAACAGTAACCCCAATGCTAACTTATCTGGTCTTTGATTGAGAAAATTCAATCGATTCAGCACTAATCAACCTGTTGCTTCAGGAGTAGGTTGGTAACATTTTACTCTTTAAACCCCAACAGATTATCGTTCAAAACAGTggttggaaaattaaaaaaaagaaaagaagataactAACCCAGGCAGAAAAAGTggaatcaaaagaaaaggaaagaacaaggaacaaaaggaagaaagcaaaaaactaggaaggagaaaagagggaAGAAATTGGGAAAACACGCCTGGAGTGATCCTGGTCTGAATTGatgaagaaagggaggaaaacGCATGTTCAGCAGTCGTACTCAGcaatagaattaaaaaaaaatcaatatcatTCCAATAGTCTGAGAGAATTGATGGATTACATTACATATATAGATTCAAAACTTTATTTCCTAATCGTCATCTGAAACTAAATTGAAGATAGAATTCAAACTAACTAGGACTCCTACGACTGCTAAACaggaataaataataaatataaattaaaaaacaaccccaataattaaataaaaccctaactagaTAATGGGGGGGAccgggaaggagaagagagaagcttaggaagaaatcagaattgcagggggagggggggggggaagagaagaagccctgagaagaagaagaaggagggggggagagaagagTGCACACACACAGCAGACTCAATTCATTCTCATTAATCTGTTCACCATTCCTTCTCAAAATACGgtcttttaaaaattcaaaattaaaaaaaaaaatgaagaaaataactCCTTAACAACTACTTCTACATCAATAACTGCCccctaataactacttctacagcaataactgccaaataactctaaaaataaaagataaaacataaataaactaaATGCAGGGCTGGTAGGGCTTGGGTTGTGCCTGAGATGGTATCCCTTGGAGTATCTAGTTGGGCCTGGGCTAGGCTAGTAGGAGCAGCCCCAAaatgtcctgcatcaactctcccttgctttaaaaaaactcgacctcgagtttGGATAAACCCAAGAAACCAGCCCATGTGATGCACATCCATGCCGTTCAAAAGCTCCGGTAATTCACGAGAAGAGGAGATGAAATCTTGAAACAGCATGTGCTCTCAATATTGTTGAGTGGAATGTCGAAGTCATACGCCATTACAGTTGCAACATCTCCGTGTTGTTCGTCATTCCAACTTCAGATGAGATGGAATTATATGGAACGATTGGTTGTTGCAATCGTGTGGGTAAAGGGGTTCAATGGATGTTAGGGTAAAGAGGATAAGGTAGTTGTATATGAGTATTTTGGAGTTCTGGCTTGGGGTTTCTAGAACAGGGAAGGGAACAAGATAAGAGAACTtagataggagaagaaagataagaggggaagagagactgaaagggagaagaatttgagagagggagagatctcGCAAGATGGTGGGGATGAAAGCTTTAGCCAcacaggaaaagaagaagaagaagaagagagattcaCCCAACCTGACTCTGATATCAGCTAATGGGGGAAccgggaaggagaagagagaagcttAGGaataaatcagaattgcagggcgaggggggtgggggagagaagagtgcacacacacagcaaactcaattcattctcatTAATCTGTTCATCATTCCTTCTCAAAATACagtcttttaaaaactcaaaataaaaaaaaaagaatgaagaaaataacTCCTTAACAACTACTACGGCAATAACTGCCccctaataactacttctacagcaataactgccaaataactctaagaataaaagataaaacataaataaactaaATGCAGGGCTGATAGGGCTTGGGTTGTGCCTGAGATGGTATCCCTTGGAGTATCTAATTGGGCCTGGGCTTGGGCTAGTAGGAGCAGCCCCAAAATGTCCTGCATCACTACACCTATTGGACCAAAACCCAGGTTTGGACCTGGTTCTTCTTGGTCTGGGCTTCCAGACTGGGTCATGTCGATCCAGCCATGCTTACGCAATGGCATcactttctctccttttttccccttgttCGTATGGCCAAGTTAAATTAGCTGGTGACTTGTTTGTGAacctttctttatattttttgttcTCTATGCACCCCCAAgggaaaaaataactttttttaACGGTTGAATTTCTTTCAATGCACTTCtgtcaaaagaaaaagtttCTTTCAATGCACCTAATAAAACAGCAATATGTGCTTAATCTGCAGCCCATTCTAAGAGCTCTGTAAAATTCTTAAACCCCATTAATGGAAGTGTCCAAACCCTAAGGGGATTTAGGATGATGAAAGCTGCTGGATGTATGGGCAGAATAGGGAGAAATATGTATGAAAATAAAAGCACACAGAAATACCCACAATATACGCACATTAAAGAAGCCTACTGCAACAAAATCTagtggtccaaaggcccaatACCAAAATGACCCAAGACCTCACTTCCATTAAAATGCCTTTTCTGTGATTTTCTGTATCACCCATATTTGTTATAGCCATAACCTTTGCTGCAGATCTTATTAATATTGTCCTTTAAAGAAGAAGCTATGCCCCGAAGACCAACAAGACGCATCCGTTTCTCGAAACCACGGCCTTCTGTTTTCTCTGCCTTTGGTCGTTCTGTTGCTGCCTCAACCTTCAAGCACAAGCGTCAAACCCACAACCCCAACTTCAAAGAAAAAGTTCTCTCCAAATGCGCAGGTATCATTGTACATGtaattcttctatttttggcaTGATTTGTCTTAGTTTTGGTTTTTGGAATTGTCAGCATGTTCTTTGGAGTGTCATGGTTGTATTTGATTTTCAATGAAGTTATATGTTCTAGATGATGACAAATTCTTGAAGCACTCTGTGAAAGATGAGATGGGAGGATCCGAATCTTCTGATGAAGAAGAGCACAATGTAAGCTCCtgttttctttaatatttcCCATCCTTCTACCACTTCTTTCTTATTACTTTATGCAAGTTCCCTTAATTTCGTCGTTATTCTTTGTTCTTATTCTAGTCTGTATCTTGTGAAGGAAATCGTCCAAGCTGATTTTGCATTCTTTGATCCAAAACCTGATGACTTCCATGGAGTGAAGATCTTGCTTCAGACCTACCTGGATAACAAGCAGTGGGATTTGAGTGGATTTGTAGACTTGATACTGGCACAGACCACAGTAGGGACAGTGGTTAAGTTAGAGGATTCAGACGAAGATGGTCTGTTTTCAGTTGTTACTGCTCTTAACATGGGGCGATATAAGGCACTCAGAATTCTCTTTAAGTCTTCTATATTATTAGTGCTGCTATTATTCTTGCATTTCTAAAAACTGGTTTAAAATATTCCATGTTTATTCCTAGCAGGATCACGGATGCATTACTGAGCTCAATGAGTTCTTGATTGAAGTATGCCAAGAGAAGGATGTATCCAGTAAACTTAGATTGTTTTTGGGAGAGGAAGCATCAAATGTTGGGCTATTGGTTTCCCAGCGAGTGGTGAATCTTCCTCCTCAACTTTTGCCTCCACTCTATGATGCCCTTTTTGATGAAGTCTCATGGGCAACAGAAGATGAGGTCAGATGAGATATAATTTGTAATGGGTGAGGTTGATGTTGCAAGAAATTCCTCTTTCCGTGCATGTTCTGGGAATGACTTCCATATAACACTTAtcttttgttattcctttcttAAAGCCAACTGAGGAGCTCCAGGATTCCTTCCGCTTTAAGTTTTATTTAGTGTTAACTAAAATCTACAAGGTATGCTGCGTCAGTATTTTATTGTTCCTTTTATCCTGTTGATTTATTTTTAGTATAGAATTTTTTCCCTGACTGTTCATGATGTTATGTTCTTAATTTTGCCTATCTGTTTTGACagttttcttgtattttttttttatccttgttTGCTAATGATAGCATAAGAATGCCAACCAACAGAAGGGTACTTCGAAACATTGCACTGATGAACCAATAATATATCTTAAGCCAGAAGATGAAATTTTTCATAAGGTACTAATACCTCTCCTTGTTTTATTCTTTTCCCTCGAGTAATGAGTACAGGGTACTACCTATACTATATTATGCCCCTACATTGTATCCTGCCTTTATTCTTGTTCATTCTCCTAAATCATTTCAGTTAAGCTCATGGTCCTTCAGTTTTCCTCTTCGGACTCAGCAGCCGGCTATGCATGAGGTATGTAGTAGTCTTTCGAACCTTCTGGTATTATCTTGTATAAACTTTCTTTTAGAAACTGAATTGGTTTCATCAACTATTATACTCTTTTCTTTTGGTCTGGAAAATTTATTGTACTAATTTCTTATTATCAATACATATGCTATTTCATCACTGGTTGTATGTCATAAAACCGATATTGGATTATTTTCTCTCGTCTACTCAATTTCCTTACATGTTGCACAGTGTGaaacttcatttttattttgggaaattCAGTAACTCAGTGGTCTCTCTTATTTAGTGTTCATGTGGCTTTTATTAGTGCTGCCATCTTCGTTGGCTGTTATCAAGTTTTTTTTACTAGTGAGGGTTTCACTGCTCCTTTGTTTAAAGTGTTATGAGTAGATGCAATATGCATTCTAATTTGTTATTGGTAATTACTATTGCAGCTGAGGAATTACACGCTGACGGGACTCGTCATGGCTGTAGAAGCAAACAATGTTCCTACATTTCGCAAGGAGTTGAAATCTCTAATAAGTGAATCTTGAGGCCATCCCAAAGGTGTTGTGACGTGGCGTTTTTCTATTCATATTTCCCCACCcaccaaagagaaaaaaaaaatcgtccCTAATTTTCACAGTGCGTATGACAGGTAGGAACTGACCTAACATTAACTAACATGTCTATTTCTCGGGTCCTGTTTATGTAGAGTGGCCGAAGACCATCAACCCCACATTTTGTATGTTAAAGGTCAACTATATAAAATTTTGTTTAGCTCGAGTTTCCCCCCCAAGGGGAGGGAATTGaatctttttccttattattatCTTAATTGTGGGtgtggttgggggggggggggggttgttgttCTATAGACTAGCTGTTAATGGAATCTCACATGCTAGCCGTTGGATTGGATGGGAATCATCTTGACAGTTCATTGTGTTACAATTATGATCCACTACCTCttgtatcccccccccccctttttcctgTTTCAATCCGGCATCCGTCTGTGATTGCACCTCCATAGCCCAACTGCTGCAACCCACACCCATCTCCAATGACACACGATCCCCTGTTGCCCTtgtttgaagatgatgaaaccACCACATCTATTGTTCTTCTGTCAATCTTGCTGTTGCAAGCCTCTCTTCTTGcatcccccacccccctctctacatctcttccctctttcttcatttcccactctccctctttctggATGTTTTGTATCCATCGTGGATGGCCGCCATTGTCTCTTCCATGGAAAATGATAGGGCCCTCATCCTCTAGGTCTGAAGTCTGAACCATCTGACGTTGGAGATACTCCAACCGGATGTTATGGCTCTTTTCCGTCCCTCCCCACTCCCGGCGTCTAGAATCcttctgcctctctctctctcttgctagCATTTCTATGAACCCGTTGGGATATTTGACTGTTCCTCTGGCTTGGGAATATAAATTGATGATGAAATCAACCATTGAGTAGCCGCTGCATACTGAATACATATGGATTTCAGCCTCTTCATCTGCAATTCGATTACTTCAGCTAAGGACCAACCATGATGAAATTGCTGAAATCGTAGCAAGGTACTGAAATTACAAAATTCTCCCAATAACGCTCAAAGAGCAAGGTTCAACCCCAGGCTGctacagaggatccaaatctaCTAAGTAAATTAAAACATCAACGgaaataaatttctaattctgttCAGTTTCCGTTCCTTTTATATTTGCTCATAAACTTCTGGAACTAATTTTGAGCAATGGTTCCCAAGCAGAGCCATATTTGACACATCTTGCTCAATGAATTCTTGGTGTTGGGAAAGATCAATAAGTGAAACCTATTTTTCACGGCGGTGACATTGTAGGAATGAATTGTTGATATCCATTCTTTCTTTCCCTGTCATTAATGGTCCTAGGTTTGCAATTATATGTTTCACCtgccctcccccctctctctctctctgtacaAGCTTTCCCCAGCTGACCAACATAATTGGTTAGAACGTTCATGCACTATTACAAACTTTTATTGGCGtaaagattttattttaatacGTGGGGCAGGGTTTCCGGGTTTAGGACAATTTCTGCTCTGGATATTTACATCTCACACATAATAGATTGGGTGCAGATAAAATCCTGTGGACAAGTAGGCCTTATGATCCCTCACATATCAATTTTCAGCACAAAAGGAGTTGATCATATGACAAaaaaaactaggggtgtcaaacggttggTTCAGCCTGGTTTTGGTCGGTTTcgattttagtttattttttattttttaatatcaGGTTAATATCGATTTAAGTCGGTTTGTTTTCAGTTTTGAATCACAATGAAgtcttacattcataacttaTTGTGAGACAGATTCGATAAAATCACTTCAATTCACTTTCTCCAAGTCAAACAAGTGAAGAACTATGATTTGATGTATTCATGTTGTAATCCAAACAAAGATGAATAAATTGTAAAGGGAAGATAACTAGTATTGAAATTACAAAAtgaaccctactatcaaatcattcatttgacTATCCAATTAATTTTGTGTAATAAACAAGGAGATTAATAGAAGCATTATTATAAATCAATTTCCTTATTCATAatctcatactcattgatttgtaaaaATTCCCCTAACAAGTAGAGTTTTTCTCACTAATattaaatcaatggataatcaattcacctattaTTTACCCATCCCACAAATAAAATCTATTCATAATCTTGCactcaatgattttttattggtttcattcggttcgattttcAGTTTGGATATTAGTTAGTTTTCCGCCGGTCCCCATCATACCCAAGTTCTAAACCAATCCGATAAGGATCGATTCGGTTCGATCTGAATTTTTTGGTCAAAATATAATTTATTCGATTTAAAAATGGAtaatttggttcgatttgaCGATTCCTATAATGAAACCAAAATGAATTAAACTgatgaaatatttcagattttgaaaccaaaaccgaactgaATTAACCAAATTtaattcgattcgattttggGTTTCGGTTCTCAAAAGACACCCTTACGGGTTTACGTACAGCATGCAAAGGTTAACCATATGTGACAAGGGAACGAGATACACCTTCTGTACAGTACAGGCAATCCTAGATTCCTAGAGGATACTTTGGTAATTGATTGGATGATAATAGGATTGCTTCAGAATTCGGATATAAGTTGTTTACGTCATTACGTGTAGCCTGGGCCACTGACGATCCATGCTATGGTTTTTTtacagaaaaacagaaaaaaacgaAAAACGGAAATCTAAAAAATGATTTCCTCCTCCCCCCATCATCCAAAATTAAAAAGGTTTAattttgttgatgatgatgaggaagacCGAATAGTTGTTAAGGTTTCAATCTTTGATTTATGAAATGCAAACTGGTGAAGaaataggtttcaaatttgattcttagagaaaaaaaatgcgTTCTAATCACTGTCGAAGTTGTCTAGCTTTCCTTCTCAAATTCCTtaattttcttcaaactttcgtTGGAGTATCGATTATAATCTATGCCATATGGATGCTTAATCAGTGGAAAAAGCATGCTCGGATTCCTCAACCTACAGCTCCGTCTCCAGAATCTTTGCTTAGGGTTCCAGGCGACGATCTTCCTTTGAATCTCTTGGTAAATATGGTTTCTGGACTTGAAGATGGACTCGTTTACGCCTTCAGAAACCTTCCTTCGCCGTGGTAACTTTACATTTTGAATTGTTCCCGTTtgcatttcaattttttaactTGTCCTGTTTGCTTGTTAACATAGTCCAATTGCGTTAAAATTCATTAAAGGTAGGAATGGatgtaaaatttttcattttgatgatcGAAACCGCTTTGTTATTTATGGTTGTTCGAGTTGTTCCTACCCCAGTTGGAGTACATATGGTTTCGGTGTTATTTTTCAGTTTTGAGTGAGTTCTCTTATTATTATGTAGAGTTTATGGGACTCCAAGGCATTGATTTGATGCTGCTCTTGGCTCTTGCTACAGGTTCATATACACTTTTCTGGGAATTGGCATCATATTATGTTCAATTACTTGTATTGGTCACATTGCAGCTGAAGTAGTCAGTGGATGTTGCCTGTGTTTTGTATCCTGATATAAATTAGTCATATTGGCAATATAATCAAATTCATAGAAGTCTGAAATGACAAATTGAAATGTGGAATTAAGAGGACTCCCTCAACCCCCTTTTGAAACAAAGTTATCTGTAGTTGTAATGCTCAATTTGTTCTTTTCCTCCCGCAATTTAAGTTGAATCTGCAAAATATGAGTATCAGTGATTTCTGCCTTCTTACATCATTCCTTAACATCATAATGATATTAGTATACTCTTCTAACTACCATACTCATGATACTAGAAGCAGCTTTAGTGGCTTTTGTTACATTTGATCATCAGTGGGAAAAGGTGAGCTTGTCTTCTACTTTATGCCTCAAGAatgttttctctatttctttgttgCCTTTTCATCTCATGTGCATAGAATAGATTCTTACCtgaattatgtttttttttgtcttacCTACGCAGGATCTTCCTAGTGATCCTACTGGGGAACTTGCAAGTTTTCGAGCATTTATTGAAGAAAACTTTTATATATGTAAGTGGGTTGGCATAACTGTGGTTATAATTCAGGTAATTCATGCTTTACTCATACTATTGTTGAGGTTTTTCCTTCCTGCCTTAAGAATTTTGGAGGAGATTTTCTTACGAACTTCTTAGcttcctctaatcctttccccttctgcatttattttccttgttttcatattttttttttttgggtgggggggggggggggtttaggaTGGAGGAGTGTTAAAGTCATATATTAGCTCTGACTAtctttctttaaaaataaaatacagttTAAAACTTGGAGGGGATTGGTGTTGTGAAAACCTTGCTCCTTGGAAAATCTGAAAACGTGTGAAGCTGATACAAGTATTCATTAAGCTTGTTTGTTTCTAGgtaaaaatcatgtaaaagaaaaatcatCAGGGAAAATCAATAGCAtaattaggattttatttgaAATGTTTCCTTTGATGTGGTTTTTACCTGCAAAAAAAATGGAGCCTTAGTGAAATACAAGAGAATCCTCTAGTAATCATAGACTGCATCAATAATTAATTTTGAGGAGGTAAATTGTCAGTTTGAATATTGTTTGACATGGATAATATTTATCCAATAACAAATCACCCTATTAAGCCTCTGCATGGGAAATTTGCAAGCAAGTAGGTGTTATGGGATTAGCTCATCCTGATTCTGGGGAATTTCGACTGTAGTGTTGTTTATAATGTTTTGGAACCTAGTATCATTAGATGCTAGGTGAATCCAAGGTAACCTCTTAAGCATAGGTTAGTAAGACATCCAGTAGTTCTATCATGGCATTCGTACATAAAGGAAATTTTGAACATACAGCCCTTGGTGGCTTATCATGCCATCCAGGGTAGTCAGGGACTTTCAGTTCTATGGGAGCATTACtgggcatagttgtcatggcgtctaggcttcccaaggcattggagggggcctggatgcctaggctacgccttgacaactatgttactGGGTTACTAGGCACTTTTTCGATGGTATTATTGTAGAGGTCAGCATATTATTGACTGTCCTCTTATGTATTCTACTCCTGGTTCCATGTTCAGGCTCTGTCCCTACTACTGGCCATGATCCTACGAGTTATGGTCGCTACTAGGAGAGGAGAGGATGACAGCAGTGATGATGATTACACTATTATTAGAGGTGGAACCTTGGCACCACTATTAAATCCATATTCAATCCAGACCAGAGGTTCAACTTCGACAGATAGCAAAACAGTTCACTCTGACATTTGGAGCACCCGAATGAGAGAAAAGGTATGATTTAAGCTTTGATCTGtgattctttctttcctctaaTAAGAGGCCTTTGTTCATATGATCAAATCCTCAGGTGCAGAAAGGCTTTGTAATTTATCTTTTGCTAGTTCTAATTCCAAATTCGGAcagttttgaagatcaattatagattttgaaaaagaaagacaGTCCATACCATTGGTAAAGTTTGTAAGACCAGGACTGATTTTGAAATGTAATGAGTGGAAAAAACAGCATGTCGTATCAATGGAGAACTCTGAGAATACTTCATCCTTACGGGATCGGTacaaaattttgtttgaattCTTGGAACGGGAAACGAAACCCTTGTAAAAGAGTGGTTAAATCGGAAAAAGGCAAAACAAGCAGCATGCATAATAGCCAAGAAACCATCAAAGTAACATTTGTGTACTATTTGAGGCTTACATCCTTTCACTCTTTCAATATTACTGCCCTATGTAAAAACAAGGGTTCTGTTCTACTACAAAGGTAGGGAATGAATTCTCCTTTTAGTTTCAATTCCCGGTTGATGTTTCTCGTTAGTCTTAGATGGTTTTGAAGTATAAGACCATACATTTCCTTCAAAACACACACTCTACAGGTTTATAAACATTGTCATTGTCCAATAGCAATTTCTACTTCCATACTTTAGGAGATGAGCCTCCTCTAAATTAGATTTTAAGCTAAATTTCTATGGCATTTTCAGAGGAGTATTATTTGTGAGCTTTGAGTTGTGAAGATGATACCTATCCACATGCTTGGAGTTGGAGAGCATATTGCTTCATGATCAACAAATTGATAATTCATTTTTCCCTTTATGTTTTGTTCTCCTGTGTGCCTTCCATTCTATAAAGTTCCCCTTTCCAACTTTTTTGGATTCAAACCCTCATCATCCACATTTTGAAAAGAGATAGAAAACGTTTAAAGTCTGGAAATATTATTTCAATCAAAATAAACTTATTCTTTTGAACTGTTCATCCAAATATCTCTAGAAACAGGATCCTACATTACTTCGGTACCATAactaga
The sequence above is a segment of the Telopea speciosissima isolate NSW1024214 ecotype Mountain lineage chromosome 7, Tspe_v1, whole genome shotgun sequence genome. Coding sequences within it:
- the LOC122668812 gene encoding protein BCCIP homolog → MPRRPTRRIRFSKPRPSVFSAFGRSVAASTFKHKRQTHNPNFKEKVLSKCADDDKFLKHSVKDEMGGSESSDEEEHNEIVQADFAFFDPKPDDFHGVKILLQTYLDNKQWDLSGFVDLILAQTTVGTVVKLEDSDEDGLFSVVTALNMGRYKDHGCITELNEFLIEVCQEKDVSSKLRLFLGEEASNVGLLVSQRVVNLPPQLLPPLYDALFDEVSWATEDEPTEELQDSFRFKFYLVLTKIYKHKNANQQKGTSKHCTDEPIIYLKPEDEIFHKLSSWSFSFPLRTQQPAMHELRNYTLTGLVMAVEANNVPTFRKELKSLISES
- the LOC122668814 gene encoding tetraspanin-18-like isoform X2, with amino-acid sequence MRSNHCRSCLAFLLKFLNFLQTFVGVSIIIYAIWMLNQWKKHARIPQPTAPSPESLLRVPGDDLPLNLLVNMVSGLEDGLVYAFRNLPSPWFIYTFLGIGIILCSITCIGHIAAEVVSGCCLCFYTLLTTILMILEAALVAFVTFDHQWEKDLPSDPTGELASFRAFIEENFYICKWVGITVVIIQALSLLLAMILRVMVATRRGEDDSSDDDYTIIRGGTLAPLLNPYSIQTRGSTSTDSKTVHSDIWSTRMREKFSTYPMDLHSEG
- the LOC122668814 gene encoding tetraspanin-18-like isoform X1 — encoded protein: MRSNHCRSCLAFLLKFLNFLQTFVGVSIIIYAIWMLNQWKKHARIPQPTAPSPESLLRVPGDDLPLNLLVNMVSGLEDGLVYAFRNLPSPWFIYTFLGIGIILCSITCIGHIAAEVVSGCCLCFYTLLTTILMILEAALVAFVTFDHQWEKDLPSDPTGELASFRAFIEENFYICKWVGITVVIIQALSLLLAMILRVMVATRRGEDDSSDDDYTIIRGGTLAPLLNPYSIQTRGSTSTDSKTVHSDIWSTRMREKYGLNSGNVKYNLLDQKLTANSNTGQ